The following nucleotide sequence is from Populus trichocarpa isolate Nisqually-1 chromosome 11, P.trichocarpa_v4.1, whole genome shotgun sequence.
CTTTGTTTTATAATATGGATCCAATGAGCAATCACATGAATCATTCCTGTTCTACTGTGCTGTCACAGATCATTACCTGCAGCTTCATCTTTATATTATGAAAATGGAGCCATCATAATCTTATAATAATTAAGTCAACAGAAAATTAGGATATGAATATGCACCAccacataatttaaataacaaaagcaaaccatatcattaattaaatttcttaaggGAACAGTAGATCAAACATCTTGTAATGACAGCTTTTCCCATGAGATAAACAGTATGTCGAGGCTAGTATAAAAGAGTTGGCATGTTTCATTGAGTTCTCACTAAGAAATCAAGGTTCAAAACATTGACATTGTCACCTTGACATGGCTAGTTCAAAGCTTTCCCCATGTCTAATCTTTCTTCAAATCATTTTCTTGGTATTTGTCTTTAACTCAGCAAATGCGCAATTGAAGGTAGGGTTTTACAAGGATACATGTCCAAAAGCTGAGGCTATTGTGAAAGAGGTTATGGATCAAGTGATGAAAGTAGCTCCTAGCCTTAGTGGTCCTTTGTTGAGGATGCACTTTCATGACTGCTTTGTTAGGGTATGTGAGCCTTTAATCCATCTCTGATCATTTGAAAATCCTGAAACAGttttaagctcttttttttttgcttgaattcATGTACAATGCTTAATTATGATGACTAGCTAATTATATATTTCTACAGGGTTGTGAAGGCTCAGTGCTTTTGAACTCTAGTACTGGCCAAGCTGAAAAGGATTCACCTCCAAATTTAAGCCTTAGAGGATATCAAGTTATTGACAGAGTCAAGACTGCATTAGAAAAGGAGTGTCCTGGAGTAGTTTCCTGTGCGGACATCTTGGCCATTGTGGCTAGGGATGTCACGGTTGCGGTAAGAAATTTCTTTcaacttaattatatatttcttttgtaaGAAAAATCTTAAGGAACAgaatagttttaattaataataatttatcctATCAGACTATTGGACCTTTCTGGGAGGTTGAAACTGGAAGAAGGGATGGAAGGGTGTCCACTTTTTCAGAGCCCTTGACAAACCTGCCACCATTTTTTGCAAACATTTCTCAATTGATATCAATGTTTCGTTCAAAGGGTCTAAGCGTGAAGGACCTTGTAGTGCTTTCAGGTACTTAAGCATTTCACTTCAGGTTCTTTGTAGAGAGTCTTGTAAAAAGAAATTGTACTGAAGTAAATCCTAATTATTCTGTTCTGGCACAAAGGTGGGCACACCATTGGCACTTCTCATTGCTCTTCATTCAGCTCTCGGCTTTACAACTCCACCGGAAAGGATGGCACCGATCCCACATTGGACTCAGAATACATAGAAAAACTGAAGAATAAATGCAAGGTTGGAGATCAAACTACGCTAGTAGAGATGGATCCTGGAAGTGTGAGGACATTCGATAACAGCTATTATACACTCG
It contains:
- the LOC7485540 gene encoding peroxidase 27 — translated: MASSKLSPCLIFLQIIFLVFVFNSANAQLKVGFYKDTCPKAEAIVKEVMDQVMKVAPSLSGPLLRMHFHDCFVRGCEGSVLLNSSTGQAEKDSPPNLSLRGYQVIDRVKTALEKECPGVVSCADILAIVARDVTVATIGPFWEVETGRRDGRVSTFSEPLTNLPPFFANISQLISMFRSKGLSVKDLVVLSGGHTIGTSHCSSFSSRLYNSTGKDGTDPTLDSEYIEKLKNKCKVGDQTTLVEMDPGSVRTFDNSYYTLVAKRRGLFQSDAALLDNSETKAYVKLQSAATHRSTFFKDFGVSMINMGRVEVLTGKAGEIRNVCSKVN